Below is a window of Cryobacterium sp. PAMC25264 DNA.
GATGCCTCGGCACTGTGGCGACCTGGTCGGCGTTGATGGAGCCGACCACGACCACCCCGGTGAGTGCTGCCCCGGCGATCGGGGCCTCTGCGAGCGGGATCACTTGGAGAAGTCGCCCACGTTCGTCTTCGTCACTGCGACGACGTCCACGGGGACGGTGGCGTCTACGTCGTCACCGTCGATGGCCTTGACGGCCAGTTCGATGGCGAGCCGGCCGAGCTCGGCCGGCTGCTGGGCGACGGTGGCGTACAGAGAGCCGTCCGAGATGGCGGTCAGACCATCCGCGGTGCCGTCGAAACCGACGACCATGACCTCTGACCCGGCACGGGCGCCGAGTGCCTGGATCGCGCCGAGGGCCATCTCGTCGTTCTCGGCGAAGATGCCGGTGACTCCCGGGTTGGCCTGCAGCAGGTTGGTGGTGACGTCCAGAGCCGATGCCCGGTCGAAGTTCGCGGTCTGCTCGGCCACGACGGTGATGTCGGGATACGCGGCGATGCCTTCGTCGAAGCCGGCGCCGCGGTCGCGGCTGGCGGAGGTACCGGACACACCCTGCAGGGAGATCACGGTGCCCTTCTCCCCCATTGCGGCCGCGAGCTCATCGGCGGCCTGCTTGCCGCCGGCGACGTTGTCGCTGGCCACGAGCGAGGTCAGCGTGGCGTCGTTGACCGTGCGGTCCACTCCGATGACCGGGATGTTCGCTGCGGTCAGCGCGTTCACGGAGGCGCTCGCGGCGTCGGAGTCGACCGGGTTGACGATGACGGCCTTGGTGCTGCCGGCCGTGGCGGTGGCCAGCTGGTTGGCCTGGGTGGCCGAATCGTTCTGGGCGTCCACGATGTAGAGGTCGACGCCGGCCTCGTCCGCGGCCGCCTGGGCGCCGTCGCGCAGTTCGACGAAGAACGGGTTGTTCAGTGTGGAGATCGCAAGCACGACCTTCGGTCCGCTGGCCTCGTCGCCGCCTCCACGGCCGCAGGCGGTGGTGCCGGCGAGGATCAGTGCGGCCGTGGCGGTGACGGCCATGATGCGGCGAAAGGAGGATGACTTCATTGTGTTTCCTTTGTTGTGGTGGGGCGGGAGAGGCGAAAGGTATGCGGTCAGCTGTTGCGGGTCTTGCGGCGCAGCACATCGGCGCCCACCGCGAGCGCGATGACCAGGCCGATCACGACCTGCTGCCAGAACGACGACACGTTGAGCAGGTTGAGGCCGTTGCGGATGACGACGAGCACCAGGGCGCCGATGAAGGTGCCGGAAATCTTTCCGAGCCCACCCGAGAGCGAGGCTCCGCCGATGACGACAGCGGCGATCGCATCCAGTTCATAGCCGGCGGCGGCCTGGGGCTGGGCGGAGTCGAGGCGGCCGGCGAGGAGGAGTCCGGCCAGGGCCGCGAAGAGGCCGGCGAGGGCGAAGACCGTGACGATGATGCGTTTGACCGGAAGCCCGGAGAGCCGGGCGGCCTCGGCGTTGCCGCCGACGGCATACATGGAGCGGCCGAGCACGGTGCGATTGAGGATAAACGAGGCGATCAGAGCGGCCAGGACCAGGATGACGATGGGCATCGGGACCGGGCCGATGTTGCCGCCGAGGAACGACACCTCCGGCGCGGTCTTGATCGGCCGGCCGTCGGAGATCACCAGGGTGAGGCCGCGTGCCACGCTCAGCATCGCAAGTGTCGCGATGAACGAGGGCAGCTTGCCGTAGGCATTGGCAGCGCCGTTGACGACGCCGGCGAGAAGGCCCACGATCAGGCCCGCGATCAGTGCCATCCAGCCGGGCAGGCCGGCGCTGATGAAGAACCAGCCCGAAGCCATGGCCGAGAGCGCCGCGACGGCACCGACCGAGAGGTCGATGCCGCCGGCGACGATGACGAAGGTCATGCCGAAGGCGAGCACGGCAACCGTCGACACCTGAATGCCGATGTTGAGCAGGTTCTGCCCGGTCAGGAAGTCCGGGGTGGCGATGACCAGCGCGATGCAGAGCACCACCAGGCCGACCAGGGCGCCGTTGTTGGCCAGGAAGGTCTTGTAGTCGAAGGAGCGTCGGGTGTGCGTCTCGGTGGACGGGGTTGCGGTCGTCGTTGACATGGGTGTGAGTTCCTTCTGGTTCAGCGCTGCGCGGAGGTGTCGCGGGCGGCGAGGGTCATGACTGTGTCTTGGGTGGCATCCGCGGCGCTGAGTTCGCCGGCCAGGCGGCCGTCGCGCATGACGAGGATGCGGTCGCTCATGCCCAGGATCTCGGGCAGCTCGCTGGAGACCATCACGATGGCTCCGCCGGCGGCGGTGATCGAGTTCATCAGCTCGTAGATCTCGACCTTGGCGCCCACGTCCACGCCGCGGGTCGGTTCGTCCAGCAGGAGCACTGTGGACGCGGCGATGATCCACCGGCCGAACACCGCCTTCTGCTGGTTGCCGCCGGACAGCGAGCGGATCGGCTGGTCGATGGTGTGCATCCGGATGCGGAGCTTCGCGGCGACGGCCTCAGCACGGGTGCGCTGTCCGGTGAAGTCGGCCAGGCCGAGCTTGGCGCTGGAGGCCAGGGTGGCGTAGCCGAGGTTGTCGTTGACCGAGGCATCCAGCACCAGGCCCTGGCCCTTGCGGTCTTCGGGAACATGGCCGATGCCGGCCTTGATGGCCG
It encodes the following:
- a CDS encoding substrate-binding domain-containing protein, with protein sequence MKSSSFRRIMAVTATAALILAGTTACGRGGGDEASGPKVVLAISTLNNPFFVELRDGAQAAADEAGVDLYIVDAQNDSATQANQLATATAGSTKAVIVNPVDSDAASASVNALTAANIPVIGVDRTVNDATLTSLVASDNVAGGKQAADELAAAMGEKGTVISLQGVSGTSASRDRGAGFDEGIAAYPDITVVAEQTANFDRASALDVTTNLLQANPGVTGIFAENDEMALGAIQALGARAGSEVMVVGFDGTADGLTAISDGSLYATVAQQPAELGRLAIELAVKAIDGDDVDATVPVDVVAVTKTNVGDFSK
- a CDS encoding ABC transporter permease, producing MSTTTATPSTETHTRRSFDYKTFLANNGALVGLVVLCIALVIATPDFLTGQNLLNIGIQVSTVAVLAFGMTFVIVAGGIDLSVGAVAALSAMASGWFFISAGLPGWMALIAGLIVGLLAGVVNGAANAYGKLPSFIATLAMLSVARGLTLVISDGRPIKTAPEVSFLGGNIGPVPMPIVILVLAALIASFILNRTVLGRSMYAVGGNAEAARLSGLPVKRIIVTVFALAGLFAALAGLLLAGRLDSAQPQAAAGYELDAIAAVVIGGASLSGGLGKISGTFIGALVLVVIRNGLNLLNVSSFWQQVVIGLVIALAVGADVLRRKTRNS